ACTTTATGGAAGGCAATGTAGAGAACAAGGAGGAGATCAGGCCCTAatcagcaggagccctgctgtgctgtcctaTGGAGCTGTTGTTCAGGACAGAGCACCTAAGAGAGAGCTTGTGGCCCTTTACCAACCCACCCCCATGGCCTCTTGAGCTCAGaccttttcccctgtgaggctgaggcttgggagaagaaaggcagaggaggcATGTGGGTCTGGTGTGCAGAGGTTTAttgagggcaaagcagagggcagaggcaggaaccagcaggggaagggaggcgGTGTGAGGGGCAAGCAGGGTGAGCATCAGGCCAggggcttgtgctgcaggagctgttgcaggctgtgtgtggtgtcAGGGGGGGTGTGCAGCGCCCTCAGCAGGGGTAGAAGCGTCTCACGGCGCCGCAGGCATAGCCCAGGCCAGCCAAGCCGTAGCCGTAGCCGTAGCCGAAGGCGCCGGAGGAGATGGGCTGTCCCTGGGCGTTGAGctcggtgcccagggcagcccctgaggaGGATCCGACGGCGGtgctctgggggaaggaggtgaggatGGGTCCTGGCAGGGTGACCAGCACGGGGGAAGGCTGGATGAAGACGCGGgagtcctggcactgcctgacGCAGGGCTCgttgcagctgttggccagcGGGGTGGGTCCGCAGGGGCGGCAGCGGTCGTAGCAGGCCATGGGTGTGGGGTGGAGGAGccctggaagagagagagggtgtGGAGGGAGTGCAGGGCTGTGAGAGAGATGGCctttggggcagcagaaggagggtgaggggctggaggctgacctggtggagggagcagagcgCAGGAGAAGGCGTCAGGAGGCGTCTGTGAGGGAGAGAGGCGCTGGGCCGGCtttatgctggcagggctggcagcagaggtgagcccagcccagcagaggtggggTGTCAGCAGTGAGGTCACGGcgtggccctgggctgctgtggtttgtggcTGCCTTGTGGCTGGGGGTCTCATTTCCTGCGGCCCAGCAacagctcctctggccctgttgTCTGTGAGCaaagagggagctgggtgtgagctggagcctggaggcCCTCTTGGGCACAGCAGTTCCTCTatgctggagccttctgttctgagAGGAGTAAGCAGTGaggtcagcagctctgccaccttgGACTTGCAGAGGacacacttggccttgtttagTAACCTGCTTGACAAAGTATCTTGGGAGGCCGTCCTGAAGGGcacaggagtccaggatgagcaGGCCTGACCAGACAGTCTTCAAGCAGGACCTCttggtggctcagcagcaggtcaTAGAGTACCAGAATCAGAGATTTGTTTGGATTGGAGAGGACCTCTAAGAGGATCAAGTGCAAGCATTGCCCTAGCCCCACCATGGGCATTAAAGCACgtgccaaagtgccatgtgcaCAGGTGTCTTGAAGACTtcctggagaaagagaaggccctggggtagggcaggctggctgcacagagagctggggctggagctcctcaagAGAAGAGTTCCTGACCTGTGGATACCAAAGCAGGGAACCCAGGAGGACTCCAAGGGCTTTGTGAGCTTCTGAAGGGAGCAAATGAGAGAGGGCAAAGCCAAGTaggattgctgctgcttctgcacagcagaagTGCCTTTGTCTTCTCCAAGGGGAAATGGTCAGTAAGGAGCACCAGTGAGACACACCCaggtctgtggggctggagggaggcaggcaaggctactgagggagctggtggaggagctCCCCAAGACACTTTCCATTGTTTCCCAGCAGTCCTGCTTGGCCCAGCTGAATGGACATTTGTCAAGGTGCTGCCTATGGCACCAAAGAGCCAGAAGAAGCATGTTGGACGCTGCAGGGCTGTTGGTGTGAgtttggtgccagggaaggtgatggagcagatgatcttgaGTGCCATCCCACAGCACATGGTGGAGAACTGGGCCATGAGGCCCAGTCAGCAAGGGGTTTGAAAggcaggtgctgcctgcctgagcgGGTCTCCTTCGATGCCAAGTGCCCCACGTGGTGGATGAGGGAGAAGCTTTGGGTGGTtttcagcagggcacagcagttcctcagtggtggagtcttctGTTCAGAGAGCAGTAAGCAGTGAGGTCaacagctctgccaccctgcaCATTCTAAACACAGATTATGGCCTCTTGAGGTGCCTGGTGCATAAGAGTCCCTTTGAAGTCAGACATGAAGGTCaaaagtatcacacagtatcacagtaactaaggttggaagagaccccaaggatcatcaagtccaacctgttccaacagacctcacaactagaccatgacaccaagtgccacgtccaatctccccctgaacacctccagggatggggactccaccacctccctgggcagcacattccaatgacgaacgactcgctcagtgaagaactttttcctcacctcgagtctaaacctcccctggcacagcttgagactgtgtccccttgttctggtgaaaattaaagcaatttcagagctttctctccAAAATTAAAGCAATCTTAAGAGCTTTCTCTCCAAAATAAAGCAATTTTAAGAGCTTTTTGTCCAAAATAAAGCaatttcagagctttctctccAAAATAAAGCAATCTTAAGAGCTTTCTCTCCAAAATAAAGCAATTTTAAGAGCTTTTTGTCCAAAATAAAGCaatttcagagctttctctccaaaattaaagcaatttcagagctttctctcGAACATAAAGCGATTTTAAgagcttttttctctctctcctggcaAACAAAGCTGCTTTAGGAGTTTTTctgaccagccccaggtcttccTGCAAGGAACTCGCTGCCCACACCCAGATCCTGGCCGTTTTTGGGGCTGTTTGGGTGCTGGGGTGCGGGGCAGCCTCCTTATAAAGCCCTCTGACTTCAGCCCTGAGGGATCCTTCCGCCCAGGGGGACGTCAGAAAATAATCCCTGGCGCTGCCCATACAAGGGCaagagcctttaaaaaaaaccaacaagggAGGCAACCAAAAGCCCAAACCTACCTTTTTTTGGtgctcttccctgccccctccctctcttttctccatccatcagcagggagagctgctgggctggcagcagaatgGTTAAGTTGAGCCGCGGGGgggctgctcccttctgcctctTCTGGCCCCAGGAACAGCCTCCCTTGGACCTTCCTTGGACCCAGGACGGCAAGAGCCTTTACATTGGAAGTCATGTGGATTCAATTGCAGACTGTCCCCATGCTCCTAAAGAGAAGCAGGTTCTGAATAAGGGCAGCCTAGCTGAACAGAGAAAATGTGACTTAGCCTGGCTCAGGTGCAGCTGAGCCTGTGTGTAGGCCTGGTGTTTGTCCCCAGAGTGCTGCATGCAGCATGCAGTTGCAGAGTCCAGGCCTAGGTGCTGGGGCTTCCTGCCAAGGGTTGGGCAATGGCTATGAGCCCAGGTGAGCATTTCCAGGCTGTTTGTCAGACAAGCAGTGCTGGATGCTGAGGAAGATGAAGGGAGGTGGGAAGGAGTGGTGCGGGACTGGGTGGGGCAggaatgctgagggagctgactgCTGACCTTGGGAGGCCACTGTGCCTTAGCTTGGGATGGCCATGGTGCCTTGGAGCTGTTCTTGAGGAGTGTGAGAAATCTCAGAGCCCTCCTGTGTTTGAGGCTTCAGTAGGAAGATCTGAGATATTAGACCCTGGTGAGCCTGACGTTGTCTCTAGGGCAGGTTCTCCAGAAACTCCTCCTGgcaagctctgccaggctcctggAAGCCAAGAAGGGGATGGGGAGTTGTCAGCCTGGGTTCTAGAAGGGAaactgtccttggccatcctccatgTGTTCTCCATTGAACTGAGTGGCTTTGTGGAggcacagagagctgtggctgATATTGCCCTCTGTAAAGCTGAGAGAGGTTCTGCAGTGCATGCTGCTACAGAAgctggccagcagcctgctctgtaaGTGGCCAGTGTGGTGCACTGCAAAGTGCTTAAGCTCTGGGCCCAGAGGCTTCTGATGAGTGCCCCAAAATCTGGCTGGGGCAAGTCTCAAGTGGTGGAGCCCAGAGCTCGTATCCGTGGGGCCCAGTGTTGGCCATCCTCATCCATCCCTGGGGTAAGGTGAAAgggtgcccagcaggcaggtggCAGCAGGTGATGGCCATGTGAGGAGGCTAAAGAGGAAGAGTGAGCTTGACTACAGGCCTGATGGTGtcacccctgtgcccagcaagaCCATGGAGAAGATCTTGCTGGAGACTGTGGCAAGatgagcagagaagagagaggtg
This genomic window from Dryobates pubescens isolate bDryPub1 chromosome 23, bDryPub1.pri, whole genome shotgun sequence contains:
- the LOC128898446 gene encoding feather beta keratin-like — its product is MACYDRCRPCGPTPLANSCNEPCVRQCQDSRVFIQPSPVLVTLPGPILTSFPQSTAVGSSSGAALGTELNAQGQPISSGAFGYGYGYGLAGLGYACGAVRRFYPC